The genomic stretch ACTTCTCTGAGAATATAGCAGACCCTATATAAGTATCTAAGACATCTATATCAGTTTTTTTCAACTTAAATCCTCCACCGATACCTGTAAGGTCGTATAGATGGTCTCTACCTTTTTTTTCTATAATACTTGTTATTATTTCCCTAACCTTCTTTATTCTCTCTATCTCCGAATTTACCATAACTCCACCCATATCACTGTTATATTGAGTCGTAATACATAAACATTTTAAACTTACATCTTTCGAACTTCAACAGAGTTTTTTAATAATTGTACTAAAACAAGAATCTCCTGTTAATAGAAGTACTTCTTTATCAACTTGCTACCGTAGTCTGTTTTTGTAGTTGTGATGGTGAAGAACCCCATCTTTTTATTATGACACTTTTCTTCTCCTTTTACTATCACTCTTAAACTTATAAATATAATAAATAAAAAATTATCGATAAATAAACAAAAAAATACCCTAAGAAAAAAGAATAACAGAAATCCTATCCAGCTTTCCTAGTTGGGAGTATTCCATGAGATAACGGTGAAATTCTTACTATATAGAGAAATAAAAAAAGTAAGTTTTTAATCCCTTATTAAGATATTCATTCTTATCTCTGATAGTTCCTATCCAGCACCACAGGCGTCTATATTTGATTCTATCTCCTTTATATTTTCTTTCTCAAGGATATCTTCTATTTTCTCCTTAACTGTTCTATCCTTCTTCTTTTTATGTTCAATAACTTCCAATTTTTCAGGTCTATACATGAGGTTATTATCCAATAGTACCCAAATTTTCCCTTCCTTCTCTAATATATCTCTTACAATACCTTTGGTTCCTGTATTTATATATCTTACATAGGAGCCTATGGATATCTCTCTACTGTTCATATCCAGGGCTACAACCATTTTTTCACCTGAAATATTGTATTATCCATTATATACTTCTACAACATTTATATCCCTATCGTTCTAAACCT from Methanofervidicoccus abyssi encodes the following:
- a CDS encoding DUF2098 domain-containing protein, translated to MVVALDMNSREISIGSYVRYINTGTKGIVRDILEKEGKIWVLLDNNLMYRPEKLEVIEHKKKKDRTVKEKIEDILEKENIKEIESNIDACGAG